The following nucleotide sequence is from Paenibacillus odorifer.
TTACCCAATATGCCAGGCTGATGGCGGGGCTTCATTGTGATTTGCATAAGCTTGAAACTACAGAGGAAATCGGCCAGCAAAAGGATATGCTGAAAAGTCAGATCATGGTTGCCCCTATGCTGAGCGAAGAGGAAAAATCCGTCATTTTGAAGTATCTGGAGAAGCTGCCGGAAGGCACTCGTTTATGTCATGGGGATTTTCATCCCGACAATGTGCTTATGGATGAACAGCTCTGGGTGATCGACTGGATGACGGGTGTAGTGGGAGAACCTGCTGGAGATGCTGCGCGTTCCGTAGTGATGTTCAGTTTGGGAGCTATGCCTCCGGGAGCTTCTGCCTTCTCCAAATTAATGTTAGGTTTTATAAGAAAAAGATTAACTAAGGGATACATTCAAGAGTATCTCAGATTATCAGGACACACTTATGAGGACGTAGACCGCTGGATTTTGCCGATCGCGGCCGCGCGTCTGGTGGAGGGGCTTTCGCCTCCAGAGAAGGAGCTGCTGGTAAAAGAAGTTCGTAAACGTCTACACACCTTAGCCGCAGAGGTAAGCTGATCATGGCACAAAACGGAGGCGTATTCTATGACTACCTATATAGCGCTGCTGCGTGGAATTAACGTCGGCGGGAACAAAATTATTAAAATGCTGGACCTGAAGGCGATGTTTCAAGCTCTTGGATTTGCAAATGTACGAACGTATATTCAGAGCGGAAATGTCGTATTTGAGAGTGATGAAGGTTCGGTGAGCCTGCTTAGCGGAGTCATTGAACGTCAGATTCATGAGGTTTTTGGATTCGAGGTCTCTGTTATTATCCGTACTTTAGCGGAGATGGAGAACGTGATCGCTAACGATCCCTTTCAGCTCTCCGAGCCAGAGGAATTCAAAAGATGGTATGTTACTTTTTTACCAGCCGAGCCTTCAGCGGAAGCATTGGATAAACTGCGCACTTATGAGAATGGACCGGATAAGGTGCGTTTTGTCGGCAGAGAGATGTATATATTATATGAGGTCAGTGTGAGCCAATCGCCGCTTTTTAAAGTCCCTTTTGACAAAATACTCGGGATGCCCATTACCGCACGCAACTGGAACACGGTGAATAAGCTTGTTGCCATAGGCAAGATGGAATAACATAGTTTGGATTGAAAAGAGTACCGAAAGGCTCCACATTGTGGGGTCTTTTTTGCGTTCTGGCAGCCTCATTTATTCAGCAAACATTCAGCTTGCACTCATTGAGAGTTAAGGTATGGATGAAATAATACACCTACGGAAAGCTTGGGCCGGAGTTACAGAACTGCCGGCATATAGAATGATCAAGGGATAGGAGTGAAATGGAGATGAGTTTTGCTAGAAAAATAAGCTCGGATCTTATACTGTGGCTCATTTTAATACTCGCTGCTTTTTTGTACGGTTATGGAGTTTGGAATGACCACTATGTGAATACATACTACACCACTGCCGTGGGAAGTATGCTGCAAAACTTTCATAATTTCTTCTTCGCTTCACTCGACTCTGCGGGTTCAGTCACGGTGGATAAACCACCGGTCACCTTTTGGATTCAGACTCTTAGCGCGCTCATCTTCGGGCTTCATGGCTGGAGTGTAATTTTGCCTCAGGCGCTTGGGGGCGTGGGCTCCGTGTTGCTCGTATACCTTCTGGTTAAACCTACCTTTGGTAAAGCGGCAGCACGTTTAGCAGCGCTGGCCATGGCAACAACTCCAGTAGCGGCGGCTGTTAGCCGGACGAATAACATTGATGCTTTGTTAGTATTCACGTTACTGTTGGCGGTTTGGTTTTTATTTAAAGGAACGAAGAGTAATAAGCTGGGCAGTCTCCTTGCCGCATTCGCTTTAATCGGTGTTGGGTTTAATGAGAAGATGCTGCAGGCTTATATGGTTTTGCCGGCTTTTTATCTCTTTTATGTCTTGGCTGCGAAAGTGAACTGGAAGCGAAAAACTGGAGTATTAGCGGCCTCGACAGCTATATTACTCGTGGTCTCGTTATCCTGGGCAGTGATAGTGGATTCGATTCCCGCTAGTAAACGACCTTATATCGGCAGCAGCGGTACTAACTCCGTGCTCAATCTTGCCTTTGGTTATAATGGTGTCGCGCGATTGACGGGTGATCGGGGGACAGGTGGCGGAGGTGGAATGCCTTCAATGAATGGTGGTGAGATGCCGAACATGAATGGCGAGATGCCAGCTATGAACGGTGAAAGACCCGCTATGAACGGGGCAGATGCTGAAAATGGTACGGATAGCGGACGTGGAGCATTTTCGGGTCGGCAAGGCATAAATTCAACCTCAGACGGTCAAAATGGCGCCGATGATGGAGGTTCACCAGGGCAACCACCCGGCGGTGGAACAGATAATCAAAACCGGCAATTTGGTGGTGAAGGTGGGGGCCAAGGACAACGCAGCGGCATGAATGGCGGCGGAGGTGGAATGTTCAATACTGGAACCGCAGGTCCACTGCGCCTGTTCCAATCAGAGCTGTCAGGTCAGGCAAGCTGGATGCTGCCTTTTGTATTGTTTGGTTGTATTGGATTATTCGCTAATCTGCGGAGAAGGAACTTTACGCAAGGGCATAAAGAAGCTCTATTCTGGTTAGCATGGCTGGTGCCGGTGATGGGATTCTTCAGTATTGCGGGATTCTTCCATCAATATTATCTGGTGATGATGGCTCCGCCGATAGCCGCGCTGGTCGGTGCAGGCTGGTCAAAGCTCTGGAGTCTGTATCGCGAGCACTCTGGTTGGCTGTCATGGCTATTGCCAGTTGCGACGCTGGTTACAGCAGTTTTTCAATGGTACATTATTCATCCTTATGACGATACGATTGGCAGGGGCTGGTCGATTGGCATTCTGGCTGCCGGTATAGTTGTTTCTTTGGTGCTGGTCGTTCTTAAAGGCAAGCAGAAGCCATTTGTTTTCTCGGCAAGTATTGTCGCTGTACTAGTATTGTTAATTGGCCCGCTCTACTGGGCAGCTACCCCAATTACTTATGGCCTGAATAGCCAAACCCCTGAAGCAGGACCAGGGAGCAGTGAGGGCAGAGGAGGAATGGGCGGCAATTCTAGCAACTTTGGGCGTAATAGCGCCACAAGTGCGAATGAGAGTCTGCTGTCCTATCTGGAGGAAAATAATACTGGGGAGCCTTATCTGTTTGCCGTATTGGATTATGGCACAGCAGCTCCTTATATCATCGATAAGGGGGCATCGGTTGTTATTCTGAACGGATTTTCCAACTCAGACACAGTGTATACCACAGATACCCTAAAGGCGTTAGTAGAGAGTGGCAAGGTGAAATACTTCCTGCTGAGCAGCGGCGGTATGGGTGGTGGACGTGGAGGGAATTCTACGCTATCTACTTGGATTACCGACAATGGCACAGAGGTTCCAGCAGCGGATTGGGCAGGAAACGACGCTGGCAACAGCGGAACGTTATACAAAGTTACAGTTAACTAGTTCAGTGTTTTAGGATACGAAGCGTGCTAATACATTTGCAGGCACGCTTCAGCATTCAA
It contains:
- a CDS encoding glycosyltransferase family 39 protein, encoding MSFARKISSDLILWLILILAAFLYGYGVWNDHYVNTYYTTAVGSMLQNFHNFFFASLDSAGSVTVDKPPVTFWIQTLSALIFGLHGWSVILPQALGGVGSVLLVYLLVKPTFGKAAARLAALAMATTPVAAAVSRTNNIDALLVFTLLLAVWFLFKGTKSNKLGSLLAAFALIGVGFNEKMLQAYMVLPAFYLFYVLAAKVNWKRKTGVLAASTAILLVVSLSWAVIVDSIPASKRPYIGSSGTNSVLNLAFGYNGVARLTGDRGTGGGGGMPSMNGGEMPNMNGEMPAMNGERPAMNGADAENGTDSGRGAFSGRQGINSTSDGQNGADDGGSPGQPPGGGTDNQNRQFGGEGGGQGQRSGMNGGGGGMFNTGTAGPLRLFQSELSGQASWMLPFVLFGCIGLFANLRRRNFTQGHKEALFWLAWLVPVMGFFSIAGFFHQYYLVMMAPPIAALVGAGWSKLWSLYREHSGWLSWLLPVATLVTAVFQWYIIHPYDDTIGRGWSIGILAAGIVVSLVLVVLKGKQKPFVFSASIVAVLVLLIGPLYWAATPITYGLNSQTPEAGPGSSEGRGGMGGNSSNFGRNSATSANESLLSYLEENNTGEPYLFAVLDYGTAAPYIIDKGASVVILNGFSNSDTVYTTDTLKALVESGKVKYFLLSSGGMGGGRGGNSTLSTWITDNGTEVPAADWAGNDAGNSGTLYKVTVN
- a CDS encoding phosphotransferase family protein, which encodes MKAKLVGEGRTAEIWQHDDQRILKLYREDIAEQHVSREYKISRFVHARGVRTPQPFELITEQNRQGIVFQQIQGPSLLKVMGEKPWKVTQYARLMAGLHCDLHKLETTEEIGQQKDMLKSQIMVAPMLSEEEKSVILKYLEKLPEGTRLCHGDFHPDNVLMDEQLWVIDWMTGVVGEPAGDAARSVVMFSLGAMPPGASAFSKLMLGFIRKRLTKGYIQEYLRLSGHTYEDVDRWILPIAAARLVEGLSPPEKELLVKEVRKRLHTLAAEVS
- a CDS encoding DUF1697 domain-containing protein gives rise to the protein MTTYIALLRGINVGGNKIIKMLDLKAMFQALGFANVRTYIQSGNVVFESDEGSVSLLSGVIERQIHEVFGFEVSVIIRTLAEMENVIANDPFQLSEPEEFKRWYVTFLPAEPSAEALDKLRTYENGPDKVRFVGREMYILYEVSVSQSPLFKVPFDKILGMPITARNWNTVNKLVAIGKME